From Lycorma delicatula isolate Av1 chromosome 13, ASM4794821v1, whole genome shotgun sequence, a single genomic window includes:
- the LOC142333672 gene encoding tumor protein p63-regulated gene 1-like protein isoform X1 — protein sequence MMSNEELGEGPTIDFKGTTLQINDSDSDMKLNRSEDNVLFSSSALNKNDTSVLNNDSRDVGCSSDSSTAIVPWWGEGVEEYFSNRAGLIELAVEECRKSVVSDEDGDYIGAWLLTEISSWDNEKERLIVLTTSTVITIKYDFIALKLLDHCKVLLSDIDTVIVGGLVYPNNSLIPRLNGLVSGVSGVVRGCVLQPLYEGLLSTNPSSQQQLSNKHPLEYANFEPRSRNINGVRTMWNNGKELPFIKKWNPFSKIPWTTYTSHPLLWCKGSMDEKRQKMYNVDEFTQNLVQAVERINERSTPCNIEHRPIILENYINLPSLIHNKNALGFFKVRGKFSF from the exons atgatgtCGAATGAAGAGTTAGGTGAAGGACCGACAATCGATTTTAAAGGTACTACTTTGCAAATAAATGATTCCGATAGCGATATGAAACTAAATCGTTCCGAAGACAATGTATTGTTTTCTTCGTCTGCATTAAATAAAAACGATACATCAGTATTGAATAATGATTCTAGAG ATGTCGGATGTAGCAGCGACAGTAGTACAGCTATAGTGCCTTGGTGGGGAGAAGGTGTAGAAGAATATTTTTCCAATAGAGCTGGTCTAATCGAACTGGCTGTTGAAGAATGTAGAAAATCAGTCGTTTCTGACGAAGATGGTGATTATATCGGTGCTTGGCTTTTAACAGA gattaGCAGCTGGGATAACGAGAAGGAACGCCTCATTGTTTTAACAACTTCAAcggttataacaataaaatacgattttatcgctttaaaattattagatcatTGTAAGGTGTTGTTATCAGATATCGACACTGTCATTGTCGGTGGTCTCGTGTATCCGAATAATTCTTTAATTCC ACGTTTAAATGGTCTGGTGTCTGGGGTAAGTGGAGTTGTCCGCGGTTGTGTACTTCAACCTCTTTACGAAGGACTTTTGTCAACGAATCCATCTTCTCAACAACAATTGAGTAATAAACATCCTTTAGAGTACGCTAATTTTGAACCAAG gtcAAGAAATATAAATGGTGTTCGTACAATGTGGAACAACGGTAAAGAActtccatttattaaaaaatggaatccATTTTCAAAAATTCCATGGACAACATATACATCTCATCCTTTATTATGGtgcaaag gtagcaTGGATGAAAAAAGACAGAAGATGTACAATGTGGATGAATTCACTCAGAATTTAGTTCAGGCTGTTGAAAGAATCAATGAAAGGTCAACGCCGTGTAATATTGAACATCGTCCAATAATActggaaaattatattaatttaccatcgttaatacataataaaaatgctCTTGGTTTTTTCAAAGTCAGAGGAAAATTTagcttttaa
- the LOC142333672 gene encoding tumor protein p63-regulated gene 1-like protein isoform X2, which produces MMSNEELGEGPTIDFKGTTLQINDSDSDMKLNRSEDNVLFSSSALNKNDTSVLNNDSRDVGCSSDSSTAIVPWWGEGVEEYFSNRAGLIELAVEECRKSVVSDEDGDYIGAWLLTERLNGLVSGVSGVVRGCVLQPLYEGLLSTNPSSQQQLSNKHPLEYANFEPRSRNINGVRTMWNNGKELPFIKKWNPFSKIPWTTYTSHPLLWCKGSMDEKRQKMYNVDEFTQNLVQAVERINERSTPCNIEHRPIILENYINLPSLIHNKNALGFFKVRGKFSF; this is translated from the exons atgatgtCGAATGAAGAGTTAGGTGAAGGACCGACAATCGATTTTAAAGGTACTACTTTGCAAATAAATGATTCCGATAGCGATATGAAACTAAATCGTTCCGAAGACAATGTATTGTTTTCTTCGTCTGCATTAAATAAAAACGATACATCAGTATTGAATAATGATTCTAGAG ATGTCGGATGTAGCAGCGACAGTAGTACAGCTATAGTGCCTTGGTGGGGAGAAGGTGTAGAAGAATATTTTTCCAATAGAGCTGGTCTAATCGAACTGGCTGTTGAAGAATGTAGAAAATCAGTCGTTTCTGACGAAGATGGTGATTATATCGGTGCTTGGCTTTTAACAGA ACGTTTAAATGGTCTGGTGTCTGGGGTAAGTGGAGTTGTCCGCGGTTGTGTACTTCAACCTCTTTACGAAGGACTTTTGTCAACGAATCCATCTTCTCAACAACAATTGAGTAATAAACATCCTTTAGAGTACGCTAATTTTGAACCAAG gtcAAGAAATATAAATGGTGTTCGTACAATGTGGAACAACGGTAAAGAActtccatttattaaaaaatggaatccATTTTCAAAAATTCCATGGACAACATATACATCTCATCCTTTATTATGGtgcaaag gtagcaTGGATGAAAAAAGACAGAAGATGTACAATGTGGATGAATTCACTCAGAATTTAGTTCAGGCTGTTGAAAGAATCAATGAAAGGTCAACGCCGTGTAATATTGAACATCGTCCAATAATActggaaaattatattaatttaccatcgttaatacataataaaaatgctCTTGGTTTTTTCAAAGTCAGAGGAAAATTTagcttttaa
- the LOC142333606 gene encoding uncharacterized protein LOC142333606, whose product MEIATEDGEVIDGENKVLWKQYVERFFKVDKRPEILGIGDESEVCEEEKGCYILEGEVEKALKEMNRKACGDDEVPAELWKGLVKRGIRDMTSLCNFIYESGDWPKDFVTTIMVPIKKKSNTLKCEEYSLILHAAKILLRLLNGRIYGRLERSIGEEQFGFRMGREQGMQ is encoded by the coding sequence ATGGAAATAGCAACAGAAGATGGGGAGGTGATTGATGGGGAGAACAAGGTTCTATGGAAACAATAtgtggaaagatttttcaaagtagATAAGAGACCAGAAATCCTAGGAATTGGAGATGAATCGGAAGTGTGTGAAGAGGAGAAAGGTTGTTACATTTTGGAGGGAGAGGTAGAAAAAGCCTTAAAGGAAATGAACAGGAAAGCATGTGGAGACGATGAAGTACCGGCTGAGCTATGGAAAGGTTTAGTGAAAAGGGGAATTAGGGATATGACAAGcctgtgtaattttatatatgagaGTGGTGATTGGCCGAAAGATTTTGTGACTACTATTATGGTCCCAATCAAAAAGAAGAGTAATACATTGAAATGTGAGGAATATAGCCTTATATTGCATGCAGCTAAGATACTGCTAAGACTGTTGAATGGGAGAATTTATGGAAGACTAGAGAGATCAATTGGGGAAGAGCAGTTTGGGTTTAGAATGGGAAGGGAACAAGGGATGCAATAG